One window of Rasiella rasia genomic DNA carries:
- a CDS encoding C40 family peptidase, with product MKYGLCNLSIVPVRLEAADTSEMVTQALYGDTFKVLEQRKKWSRIRFYFDKYEGYIDNKQFLTISEEEYTELNNTPAAYSADVISMIVTEKEQLITIPLGCTISAKNSLQHTFEGTYIASKQPKAKIIDTALLYLNAPYLWGGKTPFGIDCSGFTQMCYKINGHALLRDASEQATQGDPLSFIEESEPGDLAFFDNAEGNIIHVGIIMEDNYIIHAHGHVRIDRLDHTGIFNYKLGQHTHKLRVIKRII from the coding sequence ATGAAATACGGTCTCTGTAATCTAAGTATAGTACCTGTGCGACTGGAAGCAGCAGACACCAGTGAAATGGTGACGCAGGCACTTTATGGCGATACATTTAAAGTGCTAGAACAGCGCAAAAAATGGAGTCGTATTCGGTTTTATTTCGATAAGTACGAAGGGTATATAGACAACAAGCAATTTCTAACGATTTCCGAAGAAGAGTATACCGAACTCAACAATACGCCTGCTGCCTATAGTGCCGATGTAATAAGTATGATTGTTACTGAAAAAGAACAATTAATTACCATTCCTCTTGGGTGTACTATTTCGGCTAAAAACTCGCTACAACACACTTTTGAAGGTACCTATATTGCAAGTAAGCAGCCAAAAGCTAAGATTATTGATACCGCATTACTGTATTTAAACGCCCCCTATCTCTGGGGTGGAAAAACGCCCTTTGGGATAGATTGCAGCGGCTTTACACAAATGTGTTATAAAATTAATGGGCATGCATTGCTTCGCGATGCAAGTGAACAGGCTACTCAAGGAGATCCGTTAAGCTTTATTGAAGAAAGTGAACCTGGCGACCTAGCCTTTTTTGATAATGCCGAAGGGAATATTATTCACGTAGGTATTATTATGGAAGACAATTATATTATACACGCACACGGACATGTACGTATAGATCGCCTAGACCATACAGGTATTTTTAATTATAAATTAGGGCAACACACCCACAAGCTACGTGTTATAAAACGAATCATCTAA
- a CDS encoding tetratricopeptide repeat protein: protein MKKYVVLAGILLVTAASFGQKKEIKKAQKALKNNQVAEAMGYIDQAEGMLGSADNDMKTDFYLTKGQIYLADAGNSDFEKMKQSATSFNKVLEMDATNKEALLGVQQLRASLVNSAVADQKAQKYASATEKLYTSYTVSKDTLDLYNAAESSVLAKDYDSALTYYEQLLDMGYTGIKKEWIATRIEDNVIVTFADEGSRSTNMLSGLYTNPDERMAKSVKGEILRSVAIIYTSKGEKEKAMKVMQDARAENPNDIGLIRAEADMVYQMGDMKKYNELMQQIIASDPTNPELYYNLGVGSAKNGDADKAIEYYQKALKYNPEYSAAMINIAATMLGKETAIVEEMNNLGMSKADNERYDVLKQQRKDLYTEVIPYLESAMKLRTDNIELVRTLMNIYDQVGEDTKSKAMKAKLQQMEGGQ, encoded by the coding sequence ATGAAAAAATATGTAGTATTGGCAGGAATTCTCCTCGTAACTGCCGCTTCTTTTGGACAAAAGAAGGAAATTAAAAAAGCTCAAAAAGCTTTAAAGAACAACCAAGTAGCAGAAGCTATGGGATATATTGATCAAGCAGAGGGGATGCTTGGTAGTGCAGACAATGATATGAAAACAGATTTCTACCTTACAAAGGGACAAATCTATTTGGCAGATGCCGGAAACAGCGACTTTGAAAAGATGAAGCAATCTGCAACATCATTCAACAAAGTCTTAGAAATGGATGCTACTAATAAGGAGGCACTTCTAGGAGTGCAGCAATTACGTGCATCTCTTGTGAACAGTGCTGTGGCAGATCAAAAAGCCCAGAAATATGCAAGTGCTACTGAAAAATTATATACAAGTTATACGGTTTCTAAAGACACCTTAGACTTGTACAATGCGGCAGAAAGTTCTGTATTGGCTAAAGATTACGACAGCGCCCTTACGTATTACGAGCAATTGCTTGATATGGGCTATACTGGAATTAAAAAAGAATGGATTGCTACTCGAATAGAAGATAACGTGATTGTTACTTTTGCCGATGAAGGAAGTCGTTCTACCAACATGCTGTCTGGTCTTTACACAAATCCAGATGAGCGAATGGCTAAATCTGTAAAAGGTGAAATCTTACGTAGCGTTGCTATTATTTACACCAGTAAAGGTGAAAAAGAAAAAGCAATGAAAGTAATGCAAGACGCCCGTGCAGAGAACCCGAATGATATCGGACTCATACGTGCAGAGGCAGATATGGTTTACCAGATGGGTGATATGAAAAAGTATAATGAGCTTATGCAGCAAATTATCGCTTCAGACCCTACAAACCCAGAATTGTACTATAACTTAGGTGTAGGTAGTGCTAAGAATGGAGATGCAGACAAGGCAATTGAGTACTATCAGAAAGCACTTAAATACAATCCAGAATACTCTGCAGCGATGATTAATATTGCCGCAACTATGCTAGGAAAAGAAACGGCCATTGTAGAAGAGATGAACAATCTTGGAATGTCTAAGGCAGACAACGAGCGCTACGACGTGCTTAAACAACAACGTAAAGACCTATATACAGAAGTAATTCCTTATTTAGAGTCGGCTATGAAGTTACGTACAGATAATATTGAATTGGTAAGAACCCTCATGAATATTTACGACCAAGTAGGCGAAGACACAAAGTCGAAGGCTATGAAGGCTAAACTTCAGCAAATGGAAGGCGGGCAATAA
- the gyrA gene encoding DNA gyrase subunit A — MAEGEKVIPINIEDEMKSAYIDYSMSVIVSRALPDVRDGMKPVHRRVLFGMHELGVRANSAHKKSARIVGEVLGKYHPHGDTSVYDAMVRMAQSWSLRYMLVDGQGNFGSIDGDSPAAMRYTEARMQKISEDMLADIDKETVDHQLNFDDTLKEPTVLPTKVPGLLINGASGIAVGMATNMPPHNLSEVIDGTIAYIEDNDIDIDGLMQHVKAPDFPTGGVIYGYEGVRDAFHTGRGRVVMRAKAGFEEVNGRECIVVTEIPYQVNKANMIKKTADMVNDKKIEGISNIRDESDRNGMRIVYILKRDAIPNIVLNTLYKYSELQSSFSVNNIALVNGRPRLLNLKEMIHYFVEHRHEVVTRRTEYLLRKAEERAHILEGLIIASDNIDEVIALIRASANADEAREKLMETFKLSEIQAKAIVEMRLRQLTGLEQDKLRSEYEELMNTINDYKDILANKERRMQIIKDELQEIKEKYGDERRSTIEYAGGDVSITDLIADEQVVITISHAGYIKRTSLTEYKEQNRGGVGQKASATRNEDFLEHLFVGTNHQYMLFFTQKGKCFWMRVFEIPEGSKTSKGRAIQNLINIEPDDKVKAFICTQDLKDEEYINSHYVIMATQKGQVKKTPLEQYSRPRTNGINAITIKEDDMLLEAKLTTGDSQVMLAVKSGKAIRFEEEKTRPMGRNASGVRGIRLGNENDEVVGMVAINDSESDILVVSENGYGKRSSIEEYRITNRGGKGVKTISITEKTGNLVAIKNVTDNDGLMIINKSGIAIRMAVEDLRVMGRATQGVRLIKVREDDSIAAVAKVMNDDDDVELDEDGNVITKPISEAGEDSAEENGTTLENDDTQTEENE; from the coding sequence ATGGCTGAAGGCGAAAAAGTAATCCCAATAAATATTGAAGATGAAATGAAATCGGCTTACATCGATTATTCGATGTCGGTCATCGTGTCACGTGCACTGCCAGATGTGCGCGATGGTATGAAACCTGTACACAGACGTGTACTTTTTGGTATGCACGAATTGGGTGTGCGTGCCAATTCTGCACATAAAAAATCGGCAAGAATTGTTGGAGAAGTTTTAGGTAAGTACCACCCGCACGGTGATACATCGGTGTACGATGCTATGGTGCGTATGGCTCAGAGTTGGAGTTTGCGGTACATGCTTGTAGACGGGCAAGGTAACTTTGGAAGTATAGATGGCGATAGCCCAGCTGCCATGCGTTATACCGAAGCGCGAATGCAGAAAATTTCCGAAGACATGCTAGCCGACATCGATAAAGAAACGGTAGACCACCAACTTAACTTCGATGACACCTTAAAAGAACCAACGGTACTTCCAACAAAAGTGCCTGGACTTCTTATTAATGGTGCCTCAGGTATTGCAGTGGGTATGGCAACTAATATGCCACCCCATAATCTTTCCGAAGTAATAGACGGAACAATTGCGTACATAGAGGATAACGACATAGACATAGACGGCTTAATGCAGCATGTAAAAGCACCAGATTTCCCTACGGGCGGTGTTATTTATGGCTATGAAGGTGTTCGCGATGCATTTCATACAGGTCGTGGGCGTGTAGTAATGCGTGCCAAAGCAGGTTTTGAAGAAGTAAACGGACGTGAATGTATTGTTGTTACTGAAATTCCCTACCAGGTGAATAAGGCTAACATGATTAAGAAGACGGCCGACATGGTGAATGACAAAAAGATTGAAGGCATTAGCAACATTCGCGACGAGAGTGATCGTAACGGGATGCGTATTGTTTACATTCTGAAACGTGACGCCATTCCAAATATCGTTTTAAATACATTATATAAGTATAGCGAGCTACAATCTAGTTTTAGTGTTAATAATATTGCGCTTGTAAATGGGCGTCCGCGTTTGCTGAATCTTAAAGAAATGATTCACTACTTTGTAGAGCACAGACACGAAGTAGTAACGCGTCGTACAGAGTACTTATTAAGAAAAGCAGAAGAACGTGCTCATATTCTTGAAGGACTAATAATTGCTTCAGATAATATAGATGAAGTAATTGCGCTTATTAGAGCGTCTGCAAATGCAGATGAAGCCCGCGAGAAATTGATGGAGACCTTTAAGTTGTCTGAAATACAAGCAAAGGCCATTGTAGAAATGCGTTTGCGCCAGTTAACAGGTCTAGAGCAAGACAAGCTACGTTCTGAGTACGAAGAGTTAATGAATACTATTAATGATTACAAAGACATTCTTGCTAATAAAGAGCGTAGAATGCAAATCATTAAAGATGAATTGCAAGAAATTAAAGAAAAGTATGGTGATGAGCGTCGTTCTACCATAGAATATGCTGGTGGCGATGTAAGTATTACCGACTTGATAGCAGATGAGCAGGTAGTAATTACTATTTCTCATGCGGGGTATATTAAACGTACTTCACTTACCGAATACAAAGAACAAAATAGAGGAGGGGTTGGGCAAAAAGCTTCGGCTACCCGAAACGAAGACTTCTTAGAGCATCTATTTGTGGGTACCAACCACCAATATATGTTGTTCTTTACGCAAAAAGGAAAATGTTTCTGGATGCGCGTATTTGAAATCCCAGAAGGAAGTAAAACTTCGAAAGGACGTGCAATTCAAAACCTTATTAATATAGAGCCAGACGATAAGGTGAAAGCGTTTATTTGTACGCAAGACCTTAAAGATGAAGAATACATAAATAGTCATTACGTAATTATGGCTACTCAAAAAGGCCAAGTGAAGAAAACTCCGCTTGAGCAGTATTCACGTCCGCGTACCAACGGTATTAACGCCATCACTATTAAGGAAGACGATATGCTGTTAGAGGCTAAACTTACCACAGGCGATAGCCAGGTAATGCTAGCTGTTAAATCTGGTAAAGCCATTCGCTTTGAAGAAGAGAAAACAAGGCCTATGGGTAGAAATGCTTCTGGAGTTCGCGGTATAAGACTAGGAAATGAAAATGACGAAGTGGTGGGTATGGTTGCGATTAACGATAGCGAGTCTGATATCTTAGTAGTGTCTGAAAATGGCTACGGAAAGCGTTCTAGTATTGAAGAATATAGAATTACCAACCGTGGCGGTAAAGGTGTGAAAACCATTAGTATTACCGAAAAAACAGGTAACTTAGTGGCTATTAAGAATGTAACCGACAACGATGGCTTAATGATTATCAATAAGTCGGGTATTGCAATTAGAATGGCGGTAGAAGATTTACGTGTAATGGGGCGTGCAACGCAAGGCGTTCGTCTTATTAAAGTAAGAGAAGACGATTCTATTGCTGCCGTGGCTAAGGTAATGAACGACGATGATGATGTAGAGCTAGACGAAGATGGAAATGTAATTACAAAGCCTATATCAGAAGCTGGAGAAGACAGCGCTGAAGAAAATGGCACGACTCTTGAAAACGATGATACACAAACCGAAGAAAACGAATAA
- a CDS encoding ATP-dependent Clp protease ATP-binding subunit has product MDDNFSPRVKDVIAYSKEEALRLGHDFIGTEHLMLGLLRDGNGKAVTILSQLDIDLNHLRRKVEILSPANPNAGTNTNDKKNLHLTRQAERALKTTFLEAKLFQSSSINTAHLLLCILRNENDPTTKLLNKMKVDYDGVKDQFKLMIANDDDYIEPPTSESFPNDDDTSSEEENKENLFASNAGNKGTKKSKTPVLDNFGRDLTAQAEEGKLDPVVGREHEIQRVSQILSRRKKNNPLLIGEPGVGKSAIAEGLALRIVQRKVSRILYDKRVVTLDLASLVAGTKYRGQFEERMKAVMNELEKNDDIILFIDEIHTIVGAGGATGSLDASNMFKPALARGEIQCIGATTLDEYRQYIEKDGALERRFQKVLVEPTSVEETIEILQNIKEKYETHHNVSYTDAALKACVTLTNRYMTERFLPDKAIDAMDEAGSRVHITNIHVPEKILTLEADLEKVRELKNSVVKKQKYEEAAKLRDDEKNLEKQLVDAQEAWEKDSALHKETVDEEQVAEVVSMMTGVPVNRIAQTESNKLAELPELIKGKVIGQDEAVAKVVKAIQRNRAGLKDPNKPIGSFIFLGQTGVGKTQLAKVLARELFDNDQALVRIDMSEYMEKFAVSRLIGAPPGYVGYEEGGQLTEKIRRKPYAVVLLDEIEKAHPDVFNMLLQVLDDGYLTDSLGRKIDFRNCIIIMTSNIGARKLKDFGTGVGFGTSAQTSQAEANAKGIIENALKKAFAPEFLNRVDDVMVFNTLDREDIHKIIDIELVKLYARIEDIGYTLKLSEKAKDYIADKGFDKDYGARPLKRAIQKYIEDALAEEIINSNLKEGDTISMDLDEKTNELKIKIKKKKKATES; this is encoded by the coding sequence ATGGATGATAATTTTTCCCCCAGAGTAAAAGATGTAATTGCCTATAGCAAAGAAGAAGCGCTGCGGTTAGGTCACGATTTTATTGGTACCGAGCATTTAATGCTTGGCCTACTTCGCGATGGTAACGGCAAAGCAGTTACCATTTTAAGTCAGTTAGACATAGACTTAAATCACTTAAGACGTAAAGTAGAAATACTAAGCCCTGCCAACCCAAACGCAGGTACAAACACAAACGATAAAAAGAATTTACATTTAACCCGTCAGGCAGAACGCGCGCTTAAGACTACCTTTTTGGAAGCAAAACTTTTCCAGAGCTCGTCTATTAACACGGCACATTTACTGCTTTGTATACTACGTAATGAAAACGACCCAACAACCAAGTTGTTAAACAAAATGAAAGTAGATTACGACGGTGTAAAAGATCAATTTAAACTTATGATTGCAAACGACGACGATTATATAGAACCACCAACGTCTGAAAGTTTCCCAAACGACGACGACACCTCTAGCGAAGAAGAGAACAAAGAAAACCTCTTTGCTAGCAACGCAGGTAATAAAGGCACAAAAAAATCGAAAACTCCAGTGTTAGATAATTTCGGAAGGGACTTAACCGCCCAAGCCGAAGAAGGAAAACTAGACCCGGTAGTGGGCCGAGAGCACGAAATACAACGTGTATCTCAGATTTTAAGTCGGAGAAAAAAGAACAACCCGTTGCTTATTGGAGAGCCTGGTGTGGGTAAAAGTGCCATTGCCGAAGGTTTAGCCCTACGCATAGTACAACGTAAAGTGTCTCGTATTTTATACGACAAGCGCGTTGTTACCTTAGATCTAGCAAGCTTGGTAGCAGGTACCAAATACCGAGGCCAGTTTGAAGAGCGTATGAAAGCGGTGATGAACGAACTTGAGAAAAACGACGACATCATTCTATTTATAGATGAAATTCACACTATAGTAGGCGCAGGAGGTGCTACTGGCTCTTTAGATGCTAGTAATATGTTTAAACCTGCGCTTGCCCGTGGCGAGATACAATGTATTGGTGCCACTACCCTAGATGAGTACCGTCAGTACATAGAAAAAGATGGGGCTTTAGAAAGACGCTTTCAGAAAGTATTGGTAGAACCAACATCGGTAGAAGAAACGATTGAAATTCTGCAAAACATTAAAGAAAAGTACGAAACTCACCACAACGTTAGTTATACAGACGCTGCCTTAAAAGCATGTGTAACCTTAACCAATAGGTATATGACCGAACGCTTCTTACCAGACAAGGCAATTGATGCCATGGACGAGGCTGGTTCTAGAGTACATATTACCAACATACATGTGCCAGAAAAAATTCTAACGCTAGAAGCCGATCTTGAAAAAGTACGCGAACTTAAAAATTCTGTAGTGAAAAAGCAGAAATACGAAGAAGCTGCCAAATTACGAGACGACGAGAAGAATTTAGAAAAGCAGCTTGTAGATGCACAAGAAGCTTGGGAAAAAGACAGCGCGCTACATAAAGAAACGGTAGATGAAGAACAAGTAGCCGAGGTTGTCTCTATGATGACGGGCGTACCTGTAAATCGTATTGCACAGACCGAGAGTAACAAACTTGCAGAATTACCAGAACTTATTAAAGGAAAAGTAATTGGGCAAGACGAAGCTGTTGCAAAAGTGGTAAAAGCCATACAGCGTAATCGTGCGGGGCTTAAAGACCCAAACAAGCCTATAGGTTCATTTATATTCTTGGGTCAAACAGGAGTAGGTAAAACGCAGTTAGCGAAGGTGTTGGCGCGAGAATTGTTTGATAACGACCAAGCCTTGGTACGTATAGATATGAGCGAATACATGGAGAAATTTGCCGTGTCTCGTCTTATTGGAGCACCTCCAGGATACGTAGGTTACGAAGAAGGTGGCCAGCTTACCGAAAAAATTAGACGTAAGCCATACGCGGTTGTATTGCTAGATGAAATTGAAAAAGCCCACCCAGATGTGTTTAACATGCTGTTGCAGGTGTTAGATGACGGGTATCTAACCGACAGCTTAGGCCGTAAAATTGATTTTAGAAATTGTATTATCATCATGACCTCTAACATTGGTGCCAGAAAGTTAAAAGACTTTGGTACCGGAGTTGGTTTTGGTACTTCTGCGCAAACAAGTCAGGCAGAAGCAAACGCTAAGGGTATTATTGAAAATGCACTTAAAAAAGCATTTGCGCCAGAGTTTTTAAATCGTGTAGACGATGTTATGGTGTTTAACACCCTAGATCGTGAAGACATACACAAGATTATAGACATAGAACTTGTAAAGTTATACGCTCGTATTGAAGATATTGGCTATACGCTTAAACTGTCTGAAAAGGCAAAAGACTATATCGCAGACAAAGGGTTTGACAAAGACTACGGAGCGCGCCCATTAAAACGTGCCATCCAAAAGTATATTGAAGATGCCCTTGCCGAAGAGATTATTAACTCGAACCTTAAAGAAGGTGATACTATCTCAATGGACTTAGATGAAAAAACAAATGAGTTAAAGATTAAAATTAAAAAGAAGAAAAAAGCAACAGAGTCGTAA
- a CDS encoding serine hydrolase domain-containing protein → MKYLITFIILYISVGCSKKIENNQIQRIDGSSITRAKLDIRIKTLVDSADITGLSVTIFNKDTVTYQKAFGYSNFAKKDSLKINQVFYGASLSKSVFGYIVAQLANEGLIDLDKPLQEYLDTPIPKMQFDRVWRGFHNLENDERYKDITARMCLAHTTGFPNWRWVSRTGVFQPEVEEIEIYFDPGTEYSYSGEGIRLLQIVIEKILDKGLEQLAQERVFDPLGMDMTSYVWQQRFENNYCYGHTTEEKVIDKDTEDEAGAAGSMETTPVDYSKFLTKIIELSLHNSDVTNLMFAPNIRINSKKQFGPESLETTNANDSIDLSYGLGWGILKSPYGQGYFKEGHGEGFQHYSIIFPEKRLGILLMSNSDNAESIFKEVLELGIGDIYTPWYWEDYIPYNMK, encoded by the coding sequence ATGAAATATTTAATTACTTTTATCATACTTTACATAAGTGTCGGTTGCTCTAAAAAAATAGAAAACAACCAAATTCAACGAATAGATGGCTCGTCAATAACAAGAGCTAAATTGGATATCCGAATTAAAACCCTTGTTGATTCAGCAGATATAACAGGACTTTCAGTAACAATTTTTAACAAAGACACTGTTACCTATCAAAAAGCATTTGGCTATTCAAACTTTGCCAAAAAAGATAGTTTAAAGATTAATCAAGTGTTTTATGGAGCTTCTTTAAGTAAATCTGTTTTTGGCTATATTGTGGCTCAACTTGCCAACGAAGGGCTCATTGACCTTGATAAACCCTTACAAGAGTATTTAGACACACCTATTCCCAAGATGCAATTTGACAGAGTTTGGAGAGGATTTCATAATCTTGAAAACGATGAGAGGTATAAAGATATAACGGCACGAATGTGCTTAGCACACACCACAGGATTTCCGAATTGGAGATGGGTTAGCAGAACTGGCGTATTTCAGCCTGAAGTAGAAGAAATTGAAATTTACTTTGACCCTGGAACCGAGTATAGTTATTCCGGAGAAGGAATTAGATTGTTGCAAATAGTTATTGAGAAAATTTTAGATAAAGGATTGGAGCAATTGGCACAAGAGCGTGTTTTCGACCCTTTAGGTATGGATATGACAAGTTATGTGTGGCAACAGCGCTTTGAAAACAACTATTGTTATGGACATACCACAGAAGAAAAAGTAATTGATAAAGACACCGAAGATGAAGCGGGAGCGGCAGGTTCCATGGAAACAACACCTGTTGACTATTCAAAATTTCTAACAAAAATAATTGAATTGAGCTTACATAATTCTGATGTTACCAATCTTATGTTCGCACCCAATATTCGGATTAATTCAAAGAAACAGTTCGGTCCAGAGTCACTTGAGACAACAAATGCAAATGACAGTATAGATTTGAGTTATGGCTTGGGTTGGGGTATTTTAAAATCGCCTTATGGTCAAGGATATTTTAAAGAAGGGCATGGAGAGGGCTTCCAGCATTATTCAATTATATTTCCTGAGAAACGTCTTGGGATTCTTTTAATGTCAAATAGTGATAATGCCGAAAGTATATTTAAAGAAGTGTTGGAATTAGGCATTGGAGATATATACACTCCTTGGTACTGGGAAGACTACATTCCATATAATATGAAATAG
- a CDS encoding DUF6090 family protein, translated as MIKFFRKIRQDLLSTGKTGKYFKYAIGEIILVVIGILIALQINNWNENRKLENNKQKLLLALKQELQINKGILDNYLIGLHKNNSQVNKLINYSAGAQELPIDSVRIYASTLSYPIKLSLLNSVFEEAVSAGKFEILGDSLKQTLSFLKDFTKSRNDINDKGDNLHFNNNGNNTDLIMILDVYSVDGSENYNFHPPLTKHPDFVKNDEDFIKYIKSSDTYAKISKVHYFNVLDEGWIKNGLLWLTTENIRRIDKELSK; from the coding sequence ATGATAAAATTCTTTAGAAAAATTAGACAAGATTTACTTTCAACAGGTAAAACTGGAAAGTATTTTAAATATGCTATTGGAGAGATTATACTTGTTGTTATTGGAATTTTGATAGCACTTCAGATTAATAATTGGAATGAAAACAGGAAATTAGAAAACAATAAACAAAAACTATTGCTTGCATTAAAACAAGAACTTCAAATAAATAAAGGAATATTAGACAATTATTTAATTGGGCTTCATAAAAATAATTCTCAAGTAAATAAGCTTATCAATTATTCGGCAGGAGCTCAAGAATTACCAATTGATAGTGTTAGAATCTATGCTTCTACTCTATCTTACCCAATAAAACTATCCTTATTAAATTCGGTTTTCGAAGAGGCTGTTTCTGCAGGTAAATTTGAGATTTTAGGAGATAGTCTAAAACAAACTCTTTCTTTTTTAAAAGATTTTACTAAATCCAGAAATGATATCAATGATAAAGGTGATAATCTTCATTTTAATAATAATGGAAATAACACCGATTTAATAATGATTCTAGATGTTTATAGTGTGGATGGTAGTGAAAATTACAATTTCCATCCACCATTAACAAAGCATCCAGACTTTGTAAAAAACGATGAGGATTTTATTAAGTATATAAAATCTTCAGATACATATGCCAAAATAAGCAAAGTCCATTATTTTAATGTTTTAGATGAAGGTTGGATTAAAAATGGTCTATTATGGTTAACAACCGAAAACATTAGACGGATTGATAAAGAGCTAAGTAAATAG
- a CDS encoding phytanoyl-CoA dioxygenase family protein: protein MHTSTSRLGLPYLKVIWEAVLRKREGLAGSEPLPHNYVTAAFDALGIGLEPTYQYLYSTAPTFEDFEAWIVDNGHPSQEMILLVNKAISSATKNSKGVAQEHQVLDATALQHWDKEGYVIIPNVISKEDCDASVRAIQETIAVDPLDKSTWYTSHPLKNGIMVQLFRHPQLDKNRFSKKIANAYRQLWQNNDLIISRDRVSFNPPENEQYSFPGPNLHWDVSLKQPIPYGIQGLLYLTDTPAHQGAFTLVPGFHHKIDDWLHSIPPGVNPRTMDLQSLGATPIAANAGDFIIWNHKLPHGSSLNLGSQPRIVQYINYLPIHRDIETEWI from the coding sequence ATGCACACCTCTACATCACGCTTAGGGTTGCCCTATCTTAAAGTAATTTGGGAAGCTGTGTTACGTAAACGTGAAGGTTTAGCAGGCAGTGAACCGCTACCTCACAACTATGTAACCGCTGCTTTTGATGCGTTAGGCATTGGCCTAGAGCCTACATACCAGTATTTATATAGCACTGCCCCTACTTTTGAGGACTTTGAAGCATGGATTGTAGACAATGGACATCCTTCGCAAGAAATGATTCTATTAGTGAATAAAGCAATTTCTAGTGCAACAAAGAACAGTAAGGGTGTCGCGCAAGAACATCAAGTACTAGATGCAACGGCATTACAACATTGGGATAAAGAAGGGTACGTAATTATCCCCAATGTTATTTCAAAAGAAGATTGTGATGCTAGTGTGCGTGCTATTCAGGAAACCATAGCCGTAGACCCACTAGACAAGAGCACTTGGTATACATCGCACCCCCTAAAAAATGGGATTATGGTGCAATTATTTCGGCATCCACAACTTGATAAAAATAGATTTTCAAAAAAAATAGCAAACGCATACCGCCAGCTCTGGCAAAACAACGATCTTATTATAAGCAGAGACCGCGTAAGTTTTAATCCGCCAGAAAACGAACAATATTCGTTTCCGGGTCCAAATCTACATTGGGACGTAAGCTTAAAGCAACCCATACCGTATGGTATACAAGGACTGCTTTATCTTACAGACACCCCAGCACATCAGGGTGCGTTTACGTTGGTGCCAGGGTTTCATCATAAAATAGACGATTGGTTACATAGCATACCCCCTGGTGTAAATCCGCGTACCATGGATTTGCAATCGCTAGGCGCAACACCAATTGCTGCCAATGCGGGCGATTTTATTATCTGGAATCACAAGCTCCCTCACGGAAGTTCTCTTAATCTGGGGTCGCAGCCCAGAATTGTACAGTATATTAACTACCTACCCATTCATCGAGATATCGAAACTGAATGGATTTAA
- a CDS encoding TetR/AcrR family transcriptional regulator: MARKKEYNEAVVVEKAMNLFWRNGYETTSMQMLEKEMGINKFSIYASFGNKHGLFLESLKSYKTKVNSIFETFKNSNNGVEDIKTFFYNSVKVCTKKGNQKGCLYTNTYYEFSEKQDKQINEQMTAFMNNLKELFIEKLRLDSNKDEETIVKQANYLVLAKHGLAAATRVNTQKEIEDYIEMTFKNL; this comes from the coding sequence ATGGCACGTAAAAAAGAGTATAATGAAGCTGTAGTCGTAGAAAAGGCAATGAATCTTTTCTGGCGAAATGGTTATGAAACTACTTCTATGCAGATGCTTGAAAAAGAAATGGGCATCAATAAGTTTTCTATTTACGCAAGCTTTGGAAATAAGCACGGTTTATTTCTGGAGAGTTTAAAAAGCTACAAGACAAAAGTTAATTCAATTTTTGAAACATTTAAAAATTCTAATAACGGCGTAGAAGATATTAAAACCTTCTTCTACAACTCTGTAAAGGTATGCACGAAGAAAGGAAATCAGAAAGGTTGTTTATATACAAACACTTACTATGAGTTTTCAGAAAAACAAGATAAACAAATCAATGAGCAGATGACTGCTTTTATGAATAATCTCAAAGAATTATTTATAGAAAAACTGCGATTAGACTCCAACAAAGATGAAGAAACCATCGTAAAACAAGCCAATTATTTGGTATTAGCTAAACATGGTTTGGCAGCCGCAACCCGGGTAAACACTCAAAAAGAAATAGAAGATTATATTGAAATGACCTTTAAAAATTTATAA